One Sphingobium sp. Z007 genomic region harbors:
- a CDS encoding AMP-binding protein, which translates to MRAIDYFDRGHDLGPQRPCLIDGTSGETLSFAAVKALTERIACALHAGGFRDQQPIALYGPNSATMMIALLAIWRANGQWVPVNSRNAIDANAAYLDYVRCGWLFYHSSQAADVAALKARVTSLTHFVCLDRAYDGDPSLDQFIANSELDSLPDFSDPFGKPDDIVGLFPTGGTTGPSKGVVVTNLGWGTMIETLAQAVDGRTDTPVSLVVAPITHAAGPVALATLSLGASQVILPGFDAAAVLDTIAQHRVTHVYMPPTALYSLLDAPELADSDTSSLKIFLLVGSPVSPEKLRQAVDIFGPCLCQAYGQVESPMIVTWLSPEDVAAAAAGDRPERLASCGQPTRSVRVAIMDDDGNLLPDGEAGELVVRGVLVSREYYEMPDATAEMRTHGWHHTGDIARRDADGYLYIVDRKKDMVVSGGFNVFSAEVEAAVTELAAVRECAVIGIPHAKWGEAVHAIVVADNIGETDIIAHAKARLGGVKAPKSVAFVPAIPRTAAGKMDKKALRAAYWTGARMVN; encoded by the coding sequence ATGCGCGCGATCGACTATTTCGACCGGGGCCACGACCTTGGGCCACAACGCCCCTGCCTGATCGACGGGACGAGCGGCGAAACGCTGAGTTTTGCCGCAGTCAAGGCGCTGACGGAACGGATCGCCTGCGCGCTCCATGCGGGCGGCTTCCGCGACCAGCAGCCGATCGCGCTCTATGGTCCCAACAGCGCGACGATGATGATCGCCTTGCTCGCCATCTGGCGCGCCAATGGCCAGTGGGTGCCGGTCAACAGCCGCAACGCGATCGACGCCAATGCCGCCTATCTCGACTATGTCCGCTGCGGCTGGCTCTTCTACCATAGCAGCCAGGCGGCGGATGTCGCGGCGCTCAAAGCGCGCGTGACGAGCCTCACCCATTTCGTCTGCCTCGACCGCGCTTATGATGGCGATCCCTCGCTCGACCAGTTCATCGCGAACAGCGAGTTGGACAGCTTGCCGGACTTTTCCGATCCGTTCGGCAAGCCCGACGACATTGTCGGCCTCTTCCCCACCGGCGGCACGACGGGACCGTCCAAGGGGGTGGTTGTCACCAATCTGGGCTGGGGCACGATGATCGAAACGCTGGCGCAGGCGGTCGACGGCAGAACCGATACACCTGTCTCACTCGTCGTCGCACCGATCACCCATGCGGCCGGCCCGGTGGCGCTGGCCACGCTGTCGCTGGGCGCGAGCCAAGTGATCCTGCCCGGCTTCGACGCCGCCGCCGTGCTGGACACGATCGCGCAGCACCGCGTCACCCATGTCTATATGCCGCCGACCGCGCTCTACAGCCTGCTCGACGCGCCGGAACTGGCAGACAGCGACACGTCCTCGCTCAAGATCTTCCTGCTGGTCGGATCGCCCGTATCGCCGGAAAAGCTGCGGCAGGCGGTCGACATCTTCGGCCCCTGCCTCTGCCAGGCCTATGGTCAGGTGGAATCGCCGATGATCGTCACCTGGCTGTCTCCCGAAGACGTGGCGGCGGCGGCGGCGGGCGACCGGCCCGAACGGCTCGCCAGTTGCGGCCAGCCTACCCGGTCCGTCCGGGTCGCCATCATGGACGATGACGGCAATCTCCTCCCCGATGGCGAAGCAGGCGAACTGGTCGTCCGCGGCGTGCTGGTGTCACGCGAATATTACGAAATGCCAGACGCGACCGCCGAAATGCGCACCCATGGGTGGCACCATACAGGCGACATCGCCCGGCGCGATGCGGACGGATATCTCTATATCGTGGACCGCAAGAAGGACATGGTCGTGTCCGGCGGCTTCAACGTCTTTTCCGCCGAAGTGGAAGCCGCCGTCACCGAACTGGCGGCCGTGCGCGAATGCGCCGTCATCGGCATCCCCCATGCAAAATGGGGCGAAGCGGTCCACGCAATTGTCGTTGCAGACAATATCGGGGAAACGGATATCATCGCCCATGCCAAGGCCCGGCTGGGCGGGGTGAAGGCGCCCAAAAGCGTCGCCTTCGTCCCCGCCATTCCCCGGACCGCGGCGGGCAAGATGGACAAGAAAGCCCTGCGCGCCGCCTATTGGACCGGCGCACGGATGGTCAATTGA
- a CDS encoding glutathione S-transferase family protein, whose protein sequence is MTGILYHGQPNGPSFTVLAAAFEKGVDLDLHAIDLVAGERHSTALPHPLEVDQSIEGEGPVLVVDGVAMTDSVFLACYLDEVGTGPALRPADPYARWQMMAWCRYVIERVAPAAAALGTAAAPPPAVPATIASADLAARWQDAVGGRIDEGKLTDSRTKIVQAVEKLEAQLADGRDWLMGDFSIADLESFAWLAGMRAILPDAFAAAPLTDAWKARLRARPAVARALAHTTVPNPETVWAPGPEINRWG, encoded by the coding sequence ATGACCGGCATCCTCTATCATGGCCAGCCCAATGGCCCGTCCTTCACCGTCCTCGCCGCGGCGTTTGAAAAGGGCGTCGATCTGGATCTGCACGCCATCGATCTGGTCGCGGGCGAACGCCACTCGACCGCCCTGCCCCACCCGTTGGAAGTCGATCAGTCGATCGAGGGTGAAGGACCGGTTCTGGTGGTCGATGGTGTCGCCATGACCGACAGCGTGTTTCTGGCCTGCTATCTGGACGAAGTCGGCACCGGCCCCGCGTTGCGCCCGGCCGATCCCTATGCCCGCTGGCAGATGATGGCCTGGTGCCGCTATGTGATTGAGCGCGTCGCGCCCGCCGCCGCCGCGCTGGGCACCGCCGCTGCACCGCCGCCCGCCGTCCCCGCCACCATCGCCAGCGCCGACCTTGCCGCCCGCTGGCAGGACGCCGTCGGTGGCCGCATCGATGAAGGCAAGCTGACCGACAGCCGCACCAAGATCGTCCAAGCGGTCGAGAAGCTGGAGGCGCAACTGGCCGACGGGCGCGACTGGCTGATGGGCGACTTCTCCATCGCCGACCTCGAAAGTTTCGCCTGGCTGGCCGGGATGCGCGCCATCCTGCCGGACGCCTTTGCCGCCGCGCCGCTGACCGACGCCTGGAAAGCGCGGTTGCGCGCTCGCCCCGCCGTGGCGCGGGCGCTGGCCCATACCACCGTGCCTAACCCCGAAACCGTCTGGGCGCCCGGCCCGGAGATCAACCGCTGGGGCTGA
- a CDS encoding glutathione S-transferase family protein: MTNVTLYHWEPNANSGKPMLALFEKGVAFDSHYLDLLNFDQHKPDYLAVNPLGTIPAMTHGDKVLTESTAIMEYVDEAFDGPRLMPADPVDQWRTRWWMKFMDQWLAPSFSMIGWSIFVGPSVRQKDPAELDAAIDRIPMPERRVAWRKAINGAFSDEEMTESKRRVGLGIGYLEEALGQREWLASDSYGLADINGFNLAYAMPLSQPHLCNDELTPNIMRWLRAIYARPATRACWALGRTDLARRISLLESEPA, from the coding sequence ATGACCAACGTCACCCTCTATCATTGGGAACCCAACGCCAATTCGGGCAAGCCCATGCTGGCGCTGTTCGAAAAGGGCGTCGCGTTCGACAGCCATTATCTCGACCTGCTGAATTTCGACCAGCACAAGCCCGATTATCTGGCGGTCAATCCGCTCGGCACCATCCCAGCGATGACGCATGGAGACAAGGTGCTGACCGAATCCACCGCGATCATGGAATATGTGGACGAAGCGTTCGACGGCCCGCGCCTGATGCCGGCCGACCCGGTGGACCAGTGGCGCACGCGCTGGTGGATGAAGTTCATGGACCAATGGCTCGCCCCCAGCTTTTCGATGATCGGCTGGAGCATCTTCGTTGGCCCTTCCGTGCGCCAGAAAGATCCGGCCGAGCTGGACGCGGCGATCGACCGTATTCCCATGCCCGAACGGCGCGTCGCCTGGCGCAAGGCGATCAACGGCGCCTTTTCGGACGAAGAGATGACCGAATCGAAACGCCGCGTCGGCCTGGGCATCGGTTATCTGGAGGAGGCGCTGGGGCAGCGCGAATGGCTGGCATCGGACAGCTATGGCCTGGCCGACATAAACGGCTTCAACCTCGCCTATGCCATGCCCTTGTCGCAGCCGCATCTGTGCAATGACGAACTGACCCCCAACATCATGCGCTGGCTGCGCGCCATCTATGCGCGCCCGGCGACCCGCGCCTGCTGGGCGCTCGGCCGTACCGACCTCGCCCGCCGCATCTCCCTGCTCGAAAGCGAACCTGCATGA
- a CDS encoding TonB-dependent receptor: MQHDLRAMMSRALLASASVLAITTPASAQTSAPPPAAAPQAAEQEAMSQSSVADIVVTAQFRAQRLQDTPISITAVGAAELEAKSQTNLAQMADAAPNVSLKPQGASFGPSITASIRGIGQNDFNPAYEPGVGIYIDDVYYPQLTGAVFELLDLDRVEILRGPQGTLAGRNAEGGAIKLYSKRPSGDGGGFVEVNYGIRNRIGIRAAADFGITDTLAVRISGVAKQQEGFVDRIDYGCANPGSGIPSTRPAGDCTISKLGGVGYQAIRAILAWEPTDKLDVTLIGDYTRDEHTIAGEVLLDTAAINSPNTNPAPGIPYDNRFICGRYCNYIGTGQPAGVWTPPIPVDPFGAAGTPLAATQGTDRSLYKGWGVSGQINYALSDAFKLTSITGYRSFDTQFDSDDDLSPANTNFGRNSLENWSFSQEVRLNMDLSDSLNGTVGGYYFKQKSTYDSFQDIRYVAVYPLQFRQPDPTKAEAKAAFAHLSWKPIDRLTLSGGLRYTAETKDQTYFRLNYDGSVNRFLDPVGVAYGIGYSGADTLDYNGNGNTTETVTALSGLTAHYSAKRWDYRVAADYRLTDSLMVYGSVSTGFKGGGSNPRPFNTQQVIAFRPEKLTAYEIGFKSDFFNRRVRLNASAFINDYVDIQIPVLTCPGAPCAARLNAGDARVKGFEAELSAYPIDGLAIDASISYLDFKYIASSLDPAATSPTVPGGTNPGGVSPSDPPASPPWKFSVGAQYKIDLDKAGSLTPRFDVTYEDKKYGGPSVVNGERILNFVPAYTLANARITWQNADEDLDVSFEVTNLFDKYYLLSVLDLRGAGGGVRKGRPGNPREWAVTVKKKF, translated from the coding sequence ATGCAACACGATCTTCGTGCAATGATGTCGCGCGCCCTGTTGGCGTCAGCCTCCGTCCTCGCCATCACCACACCAGCGTCCGCGCAGACATCGGCCCCGCCACCCGCCGCTGCGCCACAAGCCGCCGAGCAGGAAGCCATGTCGCAAAGTTCGGTGGCCGACATCGTCGTCACCGCCCAGTTCCGCGCACAGCGGTTGCAGGACACACCCATCTCCATCACCGCCGTCGGCGCGGCCGAGCTGGAGGCCAAGAGTCAGACCAACCTGGCGCAGATGGCCGACGCCGCGCCCAACGTGTCGTTGAAGCCGCAGGGCGCGTCCTTCGGCCCGTCCATCACCGCCTCCATCCGCGGCATCGGCCAGAACGACTTCAACCCCGCCTATGAGCCGGGCGTCGGCATCTATATCGACGATGTCTATTATCCGCAGCTCACCGGCGCGGTGTTCGAACTGCTCGACCTCGATCGCGTCGAAATATTGCGTGGACCGCAAGGCACGCTCGCTGGCCGCAATGCCGAGGGCGGCGCGATCAAACTCTACTCCAAGCGCCCATCGGGTGATGGCGGCGGCTTTGTCGAGGTCAATTACGGCATCCGTAACCGCATCGGCATCCGCGCCGCTGCCGATTTTGGCATCACCGACACGTTGGCCGTCCGCATCTCCGGCGTCGCCAAGCAGCAGGAAGGCTTTGTCGATCGCATCGATTATGGCTGCGCTAATCCGGGCAGCGGCATCCCGTCCACACGGCCCGCCGGCGATTGCACCATCAGCAAGCTGGGCGGCGTGGGATACCAGGCGATCCGCGCTATCCTGGCTTGGGAGCCGACCGACAAGCTGGATGTCACGCTGATCGGCGACTATACCCGCGACGAACATACGATCGCGGGCGAAGTGTTGCTCGACACGGCCGCCATCAATTCGCCCAACACCAATCCCGCACCCGGCATCCCCTATGACAACCGCTTCATCTGCGGCCGCTATTGCAATTATATCGGAACCGGCCAGCCCGCGGGCGTCTGGACGCCGCCGATCCCGGTCGATCCGTTTGGCGCGGCCGGCACCCCGCTTGCCGCGACCCAGGGCACCGACCGCAGCCTCTACAAGGGTTGGGGCGTGTCCGGCCAGATTAACTATGCGCTGTCCGACGCCTTCAAGCTGACGTCGATCACCGGCTATCGCAGCTTCGACACGCAGTTCGATTCAGACGATGATCTGTCGCCTGCCAATACCAATTTCGGCCGCAACTCGCTGGAAAATTGGAGCTTCAGCCAGGAAGTCCGGTTGAACATGGACCTGAGCGATAGCCTGAATGGCACGGTCGGCGGCTATTATTTCAAGCAGAAATCGACCTATGACTCGTTCCAGGACATTCGCTATGTCGCGGTATATCCGCTGCAATTCCGCCAGCCCGACCCCACCAAGGCAGAAGCCAAGGCAGCGTTTGCGCACCTGTCGTGGAAGCCGATCGATCGGCTGACGCTCAGCGGCGGCTTGCGCTACACCGCCGAAACCAAGGACCAGACCTATTTTCGCCTGAACTATGACGGGTCGGTCAACCGCTTCCTTGACCCCGTTGGCGTCGCCTATGGGATCGGCTATTCGGGCGCCGACACGCTCGATTACAACGGCAACGGCAACACCACCGAAACGGTCACCGCTCTGTCCGGCCTGACCGCCCATTATAGCGCCAAGCGCTGGGACTATCGCGTGGCAGCCGATTATCGGCTGACCGACAGCCTGATGGTCTATGGATCGGTATCGACCGGGTTCAAGGGTGGCGGTTCCAACCCGCGCCCCTTCAATACGCAGCAGGTCATCGCCTTCCGTCCCGAAAAGCTGACCGCCTATGAAATCGGCTTTAAGAGCGACTTTTTCAACCGCCGGGTTCGGTTGAACGCGTCCGCCTTCATCAACGACTATGTCGATATCCAGATCCCGGTGCTGACCTGTCCTGGCGCGCCCTGCGCCGCGCGGCTCAATGCAGGCGACGCGCGGGTCAAGGGCTTCGAGGCGGAACTGTCCGCCTATCCGATCGACGGCCTGGCGATTGATGCGTCGATTAGCTATCTCGACTTCAAATATATCGCCAGCAGCCTTGATCCAGCGGCGACGTCCCCGACCGTTCCGGGCGGCACCAACCCCGGCGGCGTGTCGCCCTCCGACCCGCCCGCCTCGCCACCCTGGAAGTTCAGCGTCGGTGCCCAGTATAAGATCGACCTCGACAAGGCAGGCAGCCTGACACCGCGCTTCGACGTCACCTATGAAGACAAGAAATATGGCGGCCCGTCAGTCGTGAACGGCGAACGCATCCTCAACTTCGTGCCCGCCTATACGCTCGCCAATGCCCGGATCACCTGGCAGAATGCGGACGAGGATCTCGACGTGTCGTTCGAAGTCACCAACCTGTTCGACAAATATTATCTCCTCTCCGTCCTCGACCTGCGCGGCGCAGGTGGCGGGGTCCGCAAGGGCCGCCCCGGCAATCCGCGCGAATGGGCGGTGACCGTGAAGAAGAAATTCTAA
- a CDS encoding MarR family winged helix-turn-helix transcriptional regulator: protein MNTMNDIEPLDIFPDPRLSGIDGLVGFHIRLASAAVYQHFTETFSDLGLTQKQVAVLWLIEDQPGIAQADIGRRLKMDRASVMAIVNRMQDRGFLTRGASAQDRRRQTLSLTDGGRDSLAKARACIAEHENWLKARFSPAETAMLVELLRRVYV, encoded by the coding sequence ATGAATACCATGAATGACATTGAACCGCTCGACATCTTCCCCGATCCCCGCCTCAGCGGCATCGATGGACTGGTCGGTTTTCATATCCGGCTGGCCAGCGCGGCGGTCTATCAGCACTTCACCGAAACCTTCAGCGACTTGGGCCTCACGCAAAAGCAGGTTGCCGTCCTCTGGCTGATCGAGGATCAGCCCGGCATCGCGCAGGCGGACATTGGCCGCCGGCTGAAAATGGACCGGGCGAGCGTGATGGCTATCGTCAATCGCATGCAGGACCGCGGTTTCCTGACCCGCGGCGCCTCCGCGCAGGATCGCCGCCGCCAGACGTTGAGCCTGACCGATGGCGGCCGCGACTCGCTGGCAAAGGCGCGCGCCTGCATCGCCGAGCATGAAAATTGGCTCAAGGCGCGGTTCAGTCCGGCCGAAACCGCAATGCTCGTAGAGTTGCTGCGGCGCGTCTACGTCTGA
- a CDS encoding carotenoid oxygenase family protein → MAHFPDTPSFTGFNTPTRIEADIADLDIKGTVPPELDGAFYRVQPDPQFPPRLGDDIAFNGDGMITMFRFHDGQVDFRQRWAKTDKWKLEHEAGKALFGAYRNPLTDDEVVKGKIRGTANTTAFIHGGKLYALKEDSPALVMDPATLETDGYTRFDGAMTGQTFTAHPKIDPATGDMIAFGYAAKGVLTRDMTYYVVSPDGALKQELWFETPYYAMMHDFAITPDYALFHVVPSTSNWERLEQGLPHFGFDTTLPVYLGVLPRRADASAADIRWFKRDNCFASHVMNAFQEGTKIHFDTPEAKNNMFPFFPDIHGAPFNGPESASFLTRWTVDMASNGDDLASVRRLTTMMGEFPRIDDRYTGLPYRYGWLLVIDPTKPVELKGGSPSGMLMNTLGLIDHQTGEEQKWWCGPVSSLQEPCFIPRSPDAAEGDGWIVQVCNRLEAHRSDLLLFDATDIAKGPIAEVRIPIRLRFGLHGNWATAVQIGLAA, encoded by the coding sequence ATGGCGCATTTTCCAGACACGCCGTCCTTCACAGGTTTCAATACGCCCACGCGGATCGAGGCGGACATTGCCGACCTGGACATAAAGGGGACGGTGCCTCCCGAACTGGATGGCGCTTTTTACCGGGTGCAACCCGACCCCCAATTTCCACCGCGGCTGGGCGACGACATCGCTTTCAACGGCGACGGCATGATTACCATGTTTCGCTTTCATGACGGTCAGGTCGATTTCCGCCAGCGCTGGGCGAAGACCGACAAGTGGAAGCTGGAGCATGAAGCGGGCAAAGCCTTGTTCGGCGCCTATCGCAATCCGCTGACCGACGACGAGGTGGTGAAGGGCAAAATACGCGGCACCGCCAACACCACCGCCTTCATCCATGGCGGGAAACTCTATGCGCTCAAAGAAGACAGCCCTGCGCTGGTGATGGACCCGGCGACGTTGGAGACGGACGGCTATACGCGGTTCGACGGCGCGATGACCGGGCAGACCTTCACCGCCCATCCCAAGATCGATCCGGCGACCGGCGACATGATCGCCTTCGGCTACGCGGCCAAGGGGGTGCTGACGCGCGATATGACCTATTATGTCGTGTCGCCGGACGGCGCGCTGAAGCAGGAATTATGGTTCGAAACGCCTTATTATGCCATGATGCATGACTTTGCGATCACCCCCGACTACGCGCTGTTCCATGTGGTGCCCAGCACGTCCAATTGGGAACGGCTGGAGCAAGGGCTGCCGCATTTCGGTTTCGACACGACGCTGCCGGTCTATCTGGGCGTGCTGCCGCGCCGGGCCGATGCGAGCGCCGCCGACATACGCTGGTTCAAGCGCGACAATTGTTTCGCTAGCCACGTCATGAACGCGTTTCAGGAGGGCACGAAAATCCATTTCGATACGCCCGAAGCGAAGAACAACATGTTCCCCTTCTTCCCCGACATCCATGGCGCGCCGTTCAACGGACCGGAATCGGCGAGTTTCCTGACGCGCTGGACGGTGGACATGGCGTCCAATGGCGACGATTTGGCCAGCGTGCGGCGGTTGACCACCATGATGGGGGAATTTCCCCGGATCGACGATCGCTACACCGGCCTGCCCTATCGCTATGGCTGGCTGCTGGTGATCGACCCGACCAAGCCGGTGGAACTGAAGGGCGGCAGTCCGTCGGGGATGTTGATGAACACGCTGGGCCTGATCGACCACCAGACAGGCGAAGAGCAGAAATGGTGGTGCGGGCCGGTTTCGTCATTGCAGGAACCCTGCTTCATCCCGCGCAGTCCCGACGCGGCCGAAGGCGATGGCTGGATCGTGCAGGTATGCAACCGGTTGGAGGCGCATCGCAGCGACCTGCTGCTGTTCGACGCGACCGATATCGCCAAGGGACCGATCGCGGAGGTGCGGATACCCATCCGCCTGCGGTTCGGCCTGCACGGCAATTGGGCGACCGCCGTGCAGATCGGGCTGGCGGCGTAG